A window of Aquitalea denitrificans contains these coding sequences:
- the cobO gene encoding cob(I)yrinic acid a,c-diamide adenosyltransferase, with the protein MKTDAAAHQRMVEKRKAGFEKKKAAATKEKGLLIVHTGTGKGKSSAAFGMGLRIVGHGMQLGVVQFIKGALHTAERDLFSRFDNCRFLTMGEGYTWNTQNREADIATARQGWDAALEMLNSGDYDMLILDELNIVLKYDYLSLDEVLAALASRPANLHVVITGRHAPQALIDAADLVTEMKLVKHPFREQGIKAQQGVEF; encoded by the coding sequence ATGAAAACCGACGCCGCCGCCCACCAGCGCATGGTGGAAAAGCGCAAGGCCGGCTTTGAAAAGAAAAAGGCCGCCGCCACCAAGGAGAAAGGCTTGCTCATCGTCCATACCGGCACCGGCAAGGGCAAGAGCAGCGCCGCCTTCGGCATGGGCTTGCGCATTGTCGGCCACGGCATGCAGCTGGGTGTGGTGCAGTTCATCAAGGGCGCACTGCACACTGCCGAGCGCGACCTGTTCAGCCGCTTCGACAACTGCCGCTTTCTCACCATGGGCGAGGGCTATACCTGGAACACCCAGAACCGCGAGGCTGACATCGCTACCGCGCGTCAGGGTTGGGACGCCGCGCTGGAGATGCTGAACAGCGGCGACTACGACATGCTGATTCTGGATGAACTGAACATCGTGCTGAAGTACGACTATCTGTCGCTGGACGAGGTACTGGCGGCACTGGCCAGCCGCCCGGCCAATCTGCATGTGGTGATAACCGGCCGCCATGCGCCACAGGCGCTGATTGACGCCGCCGATCTGGTCACCGAGATGAAGCTGGTGAAACACCCGTTCCGTGAGCAGGGCATCAAGGCGCAACAGGGCGTGGAGTTCTGA
- a CDS encoding CobW family GTP-binding protein, whose product MSSPRIPVTVLTGFLGAGKTTLLSNLIRDSKQRRLAILVNEFGEESIDGTILRTEEKAGVEIHDLANGLVAYDDDEHFLPTMLALWQRRQQIDHVLIETSGLALPSAVMEQLQGPELAERFVLDATLAVVDTPLLLAGDFDSGHGQQDDAVASLFRQQLENADIVVLNKIDTLTDTAMLQAESTVRQLAPSIRFIELAYQAKLDTRLTLGLHLHEVSGSGHRHYGPVSSLPLNLRPLANQALLDGHSHGGLAAHSHGLATHKHFHEQDPGWQSFLIRSKDAQDAARLLAAVETIAREEALLRIKGHAASANGEGRLTLQAVRQRVQLQQEPDTAAPRQAQLVFIGYHPSRPRIVERLKTLTGTHWQ is encoded by the coding sequence ATGAGCAGCCCGCGCATTCCGGTCACCGTGCTCACCGGTTTTCTGGGCGCAGGCAAAACCACCCTGCTGTCCAATCTGATCCGCGACAGCAAACAACGGCGGCTGGCCATTCTGGTCAACGAGTTTGGCGAGGAGTCCATCGACGGCACCATCCTGCGCACGGAAGAGAAGGCCGGGGTGGAGATTCACGACCTGGCCAACGGCCTGGTGGCTTACGACGACGACGAGCACTTCCTGCCCACCATGCTGGCCTTGTGGCAGCGCCGCCAGCAGATCGACCATGTGCTGATCGAAACCTCGGGACTGGCCCTGCCCAGCGCGGTGATGGAGCAGCTGCAAGGCCCGGAGCTGGCAGAACGCTTTGTGCTGGACGCCACGCTGGCCGTGGTGGATACCCCGCTGCTGCTGGCTGGCGACTTTGACAGCGGCCACGGTCAGCAGGACGACGCGGTGGCCAGCCTGTTCCGCCAGCAGCTGGAAAATGCCGACATCGTGGTGCTGAACAAGATCGACACGCTTACCGACACCGCCATGCTGCAAGCGGAAAGTACGGTCCGCCAGCTGGCGCCGTCCATCCGCTTTATCGAGCTGGCCTATCAGGCCAAGCTGGACACCCGGCTGACACTGGGCCTGCATCTGCATGAAGTCAGTGGCAGCGGCCACCGCCATTACGGCCCGGTATCCAGCCTGCCGCTCAATCTGCGCCCGCTGGCCAACCAGGCGCTGCTGGACGGCCACAGCCACGGCGGCCTGGCCGCACACAGCCATGGACTGGCCACCCACAAGCATTTTCACGAGCAGGACCCGGGCTGGCAGTCCTTCCTGATTCGCAGCAAGGACGCGCAGGACGCGGCCCGCCTGCTGGCAGCGGTGGAAACCATTGCCCGCGAAGAAGCACTGCTGCGCATCAAGGGCCATGCGGCCAGTGCCAATGGAGAGGGCCGGCTGACACTGCAAGCGGTACGCCAGCGCGTACAGCTGCAACAGGAACCGGACACCGCCGCGCCACGGCAGGCGCAGCTGGTATTCATCGGCTATCACCCCAGCCGGCCGCGCATTGTGGAGCGGCTCAAAACATTGACCGGCACCCACTGGCAGTAA
- the cobJ gene encoding precorrin-3B C(17)-methyltransferase produces the protein MTGKLYLVSVGPGSRELIPPMVEQALAASDVIVAYDLYLTWIQPWIAGKDIRTLPLTQERDRAQLALEEARAGKTVALISSGDIGIYAMATLAYEDMREDDSFDVQLIPGITSANACASLLGAPLSHDFATLSLSDLLCPWEWIESRARHIAEADLAVVFYNVQSKQRQEGVYRILDIMLEHKRPETLCGIVHNAYREGQTVEIVTLAELRTRQFNMLTSLVIGNRFTRRKRNWMFTPRGYFNWQNTADTITADSLPGAAAWVFAGTSDGNALARQLAAGGQPVIVSTASDYGAEIVAADSPALTSISGRLGVERRRELLQQSQARCIVDATHPYATEMSQQLMALAQELALPYLRYERPSAPDQHPAIHCSSMAEAAKLAMQHGQRIFLATGSKELASFVQAEGAADKQWFVRLAPDPQHLQRAIDLGIPRARLCAMQGPFSQAANETLWRDWQIDCVISKQSGDAGGYGAKAAAAAALGIPFIVVDRPQLDYPLSFADFASLQAALEQLA, from the coding sequence ATGACCGGAAAACTCTATCTAGTCTCCGTCGGCCCCGGCAGTCGCGAACTGATCCCGCCGATGGTGGAACAGGCGCTGGCCGCCAGCGACGTCATCGTCGCCTACGACCTCTACCTCACCTGGATCCAGCCGTGGATTGCCGGCAAGGACATCCGCACCCTGCCGCTCACCCAGGAGCGCGACCGCGCCCAGCTAGCGCTGGAAGAAGCCCGTGCCGGCAAGACGGTGGCGCTGATTTCCAGCGGCGACATCGGCATTTACGCCATGGCCACGCTGGCCTACGAGGACATGCGCGAGGACGACAGCTTCGATGTGCAGCTGATTCCCGGCATCACCTCGGCCAATGCCTGCGCCTCGCTGCTGGGCGCGCCGCTGTCGCACGACTTTGCCACCCTCAGTCTGTCCGACCTGTTGTGCCCGTGGGAGTGGATTGAAAGCCGCGCCCGCCATATTGCAGAGGCTGATCTGGCGGTGGTGTTTTACAACGTGCAAAGCAAGCAGCGGCAGGAAGGCGTGTACCGCATTCTGGACATCATGCTGGAACACAAGCGGCCGGAAACCCTGTGCGGCATCGTGCACAATGCCTACCGCGAAGGCCAGACCGTGGAAATCGTCACCCTGGCCGAGCTGCGCACCCGCCAGTTCAACATGCTCACCTCGCTGGTGATCGGCAACCGCTTCACCCGCCGCAAACGCAACTGGATGTTTACCCCGCGCGGCTACTTCAACTGGCAGAACACCGCCGACACCATTACCGCCGACAGCCTGCCCGGCGCTGCCGCCTGGGTGTTTGCCGGCACCAGCGACGGCAATGCGCTGGCACGCCAGCTGGCAGCAGGCGGCCAGCCGGTGATTGTCAGCACAGCCAGCGACTACGGTGCCGAAATTGTCGCCGCCGACAGTCCGGCCCTCACCAGCATCAGCGGGCGGCTGGGCGTGGAGCGCCGCCGCGAGCTGCTGCAACAAAGCCAGGCACGCTGCATTGTGGATGCCACCCATCCTTACGCTACCGAGATGTCGCAGCAGTTGATGGCGCTGGCTCAGGAACTGGCCCTGCCCTATCTGCGCTACGAGCGCCCCAGCGCGCCGGACCAGCACCCGGCCATCCACTGCAGCAGCATGGCCGAAGCGGCAAAACTGGCGATGCAGCACGGCCAGCGCATTTTCCTGGCCACCGGCAGCAAGGAGCTGGCCAGCTTTGTGCAGGCCGAGGGCGCGGCTGACAAGCAATGGTTTGTGCGGCTGGCACCGGACCCGCAACACTTGCAACGCGCCATCGACCTGGGCATTCCGCGTGCGCGGCTGTGCGCGATGCAAGGCCCGTTTTCGCAAGCGGCCAATGAAACCCTGTGGCGTGACTGGCAGATCGACTGCGTCATCAGCAAGCAATCCGGTGATGCCGGTGGCTATGGTGCCAAGGCCGCCGCTGCCGCCGCACTGGGCATTCCCTTCATCGTGGTGGACCGTCCGCAGCTGGACTACCCGCTCAGCTTTGCCGACTTTGCCAGCCTGCAAGCCGCACTGGAGCAACTGGCATGA
- a CDS encoding cobalamin biosynthesis protein yields MSHTAIWTVRESALPLARQLASALDATVYQPWQQPDDNARQQFAAAFHQHRQWVLLMASGIAVRYLDGLPQSKLTDPAVVVLDEAARFAIPLLSGHEGGANTLAYHVARLTGATPAITTATEALKPLTLGIGCRRGKSADAIEQAVLQALAVRSLSEVREVATIDLKADEVGLLEFCARHALPLRVIVRSDVAARGWTGQPSAWVQQNVGVDGVCEPCALIASPRGRLLVPKMAREGVTVAVVEDGFADFGAVE; encoded by the coding sequence GTGAGCCACACCGCCATCTGGACCGTGCGCGAATCTGCCCTGCCGCTGGCCCGGCAACTGGCCAGCGCGCTGGACGCCACCGTCTACCAGCCCTGGCAGCAGCCGGATGACAATGCCCGCCAGCAATTTGCCGCCGCCTTCCACCAGCACCGCCAGTGGGTGTTGCTGATGGCCAGCGGCATTGCCGTGCGCTATCTGGATGGCCTGCCACAAAGCAAACTCACCGACCCCGCAGTCGTCGTGCTGGACGAAGCCGCGCGCTTTGCCATCCCGCTGCTGTCCGGCCACGAAGGCGGGGCCAACACGCTGGCCTACCACGTTGCCCGCCTGACCGGTGCCACCCCGGCCATCACCACCGCGACAGAAGCGCTGAAGCCGCTGACGCTGGGCATAGGCTGCCGGCGCGGCAAAAGTGCCGATGCCATCGAACAGGCGGTGTTGCAAGCGCTAGCCGTACGCAGCCTCAGCGAAGTGCGTGAAGTCGCCACCATCGACCTCAAGGCCGATGAAGTGGGCCTGCTGGAGTTCTGCGCCCGTCACGCGCTGCCCTTGCGCGTCATTGTCCGCAGCGACGTGGCCGCCCGCGGCTGGACCGGCCAGCCTTCCGCCTGGGTGCAGCAGAATGTGGGGGTGGACGGGGTGTGCGAACCCTGCGCCTTGATTGCCAGCCCGCGCGGGCGGTTGTTGGTGCCGAAGATGGCGCGCGAGGGGGTGACGGTGGCGGTGGTGGAGGATGGTTTTGCTGATTTTGGTGCAGTTGAATAA
- the cobM gene encoding precorrin-4 C(11)-methyltransferase: MKVYFIGAGPGAADLITLRGARLLGSCGMVLYAGSLVPTDMLQHCSEGAEILDTAELSLDQQEDCYRRAQAANIDVARLHSGDPAIYGATAEQMRRLEALGIEYEIVPGVSSFTAAAAALGSELTRPAISQSIILTRVSGRASAVPELESIARFAEHQATMCIFLSGQRLKYTVADLLLHYPPDTPVALVRRASWPDQSIHRSTLGKLLDEVKQKDWLLTTLLLVGAALSREGGVESSLYAAGFTHIFRDGSDRKTPRPSKRKPELAAQSEQDPEQHQEQEAS; this comes from the coding sequence ATGAAAGTCTATTTCATTGGTGCCGGCCCCGGTGCCGCCGACCTGATCACCCTGCGCGGCGCGCGCCTGTTGGGTAGCTGCGGCATGGTGCTGTACGCCGGTTCGCTGGTGCCCACCGACATGCTGCAGCATTGCAGTGAAGGTGCCGAAATCCTCGATACCGCCGAACTGTCGCTGGACCAGCAGGAAGACTGCTACCGCCGCGCCCAGGCCGCCAATATCGACGTGGCGCGGCTGCACTCCGGCGACCCGGCCATCTACGGCGCCACTGCCGAGCAAATGCGCCGGCTGGAAGCGCTGGGCATTGAATACGAAATCGTCCCCGGCGTGTCGTCCTTCACCGCCGCCGCAGCCGCACTGGGCAGCGAGCTGACCCGCCCGGCCATCTCGCAATCCATCATCCTCACCCGCGTCTCCGGCCGCGCCAGCGCGGTGCCGGAGCTGGAATCCATCGCCCGCTTTGCCGAACACCAGGCCACCATGTGCATCTTCCTGTCCGGCCAGCGTCTGAAATACACCGTGGCCGACCTGCTGCTGCACTACCCGCCGGACACCCCGGTGGCACTGGTGCGCCGCGCCAGCTGGCCGGACCAGTCCATCCACCGCAGCACGCTGGGCAAGCTGCTGGACGAGGTGAAACAAAAGGACTGGCTGCTCACCACCCTGCTGCTGGTGGGCGCGGCGCTATCGCGCGAAGGCGGGGTGGAATCCAGCCTGTATGCCGCCGGTTTCACCCATATCTTCCGCGATGGCAGCGACCGCAAAACCCCGCGCCCCAGCAAGCGCAAGCCGGAGCTGGCAGCACAATCGGAACAGGACCCGGAGCAGCACCAGGAGCAGGAAGCCTCGTGA
- the cobI gene encoding precorrin-2 C(20)-methyltransferase, translating to MSELGHFIGVGVGPGQAGLIPVAALQALQQADIIYLPRARGSEQSVAQQCLAGLPLDASKFRDVEFIMDPDRSLLADHYAALAASVGAELEQGHKVAYLTIGDSMTYSTYGYLLAALRERLPGLVHTTFPGVTSFAATASALSWPLGEGKERMLILPCPDDMAALEADIASHDIVVLMKIGQRLPDVLALLARLGIAQHCAFARRIGLSDEILCPDVSQLDASASGYLATMLIRRQAREKRHS from the coding sequence ATGAGTGAACTGGGACATTTCATTGGCGTGGGCGTAGGCCCGGGCCAGGCCGGGCTGATACCGGTGGCTGCGCTGCAGGCATTGCAGCAGGCCGACATCATCTACCTGCCGCGCGCGCGTGGCAGCGAGCAATCGGTGGCACAGCAATGTCTGGCCGGCCTGCCTCTCGACGCCAGCAAATTCCGTGACGTGGAATTCATCATGGACCCGGACCGCAGCCTGCTGGCCGACCACTACGCCGCGCTGGCCGCCAGTGTGGGCGCAGAGCTGGAACAAGGTCACAAGGTGGCCTATCTCACCATCGGCGACAGCATGACCTACTCCACCTACGGTTACTTACTGGCGGCGCTGCGCGAACGCCTGCCGGGTCTGGTGCATACCACCTTTCCCGGCGTCACCAGCTTTGCCGCCACCGCCTCGGCACTGTCCTGGCCGCTGGGCGAAGGCAAGGAACGCATGCTGATTCTGCCCTGCCCGGACGACATGGCCGCGCTGGAAGCGGACATCGCCAGCCACGACATCGTGGTGCTGATGAAAATCGGCCAGCGCCTGCCGGATGTGCTGGCCCTGCTGGCGCGGCTGGGCATTGCCCAACATTGCGCATTCGCCCGTCGCATCGGCCTGAGCGATGAAATCCTGTGTCCGGATGTCAGCCAGCTGGACGCCTCGGCCAGCGGTTACCTTGCCACCATGCTGATCCGCCGTCAGGCGAGAGAGAAACGTCATTCATGA
- the cbiD gene encoding cobalt-precorrin-5B (C(1))-methyltransferase CbiD — protein sequence MTHERRVPYDLTVPAPNGLRRGRTTGSCATAAVKAALACLLDGVRASEVDISLPDPDYYLTVPIQAVDLLQPDTARAEVLKDGGDDPDNTHGATIFAEVRRNGSGQLRFIAAEGVGTVTLPGLRIPPGEPAINPVPRQMMQWAVAEVLAGRTDPGFDLAIGCVEGGRIAKRTFNPMLGIVGGISILGTSGIVEPMSLAAWMASIEVYIRVALGDLPAAIAFTPGKIGRGYAADVLGLPKKQVVQIANFVGSSLEQAEAILQEQGRVLDTLWVLGHPGKLAKLLDPTVWDTHSGKSGMAMGDVAQLAAELGLSMELVQAIRQANTVENIVQILQGHPQAQAFWMEIEQRVSTRMHSRLPSARRVAVRLFSMDGTPLGEAAGDTHE from the coding sequence ATGACCCACGAACGGCGCGTCCCCTACGACCTGACGGTGCCGGCCCCCAACGGCCTGCGCCGTGGTCGCACCACCGGCAGCTGTGCCACCGCCGCGGTAAAAGCCGCGCTGGCCTGCCTGCTGGACGGGGTGCGCGCCAGCGAAGTGGACATCAGCCTGCCCGACCCGGACTACTACCTCACCGTGCCGATACAGGCGGTGGACCTGCTGCAGCCGGACACCGCGCGTGCCGAAGTACTGAAAGACGGTGGCGACGACCCGGACAACACCCACGGCGCCACCATCTTTGCCGAGGTGCGGCGCAATGGCAGCGGCCAGCTGCGTTTTATCGCTGCCGAAGGCGTGGGTACGGTCACCCTGCCCGGCCTGCGAATTCCACCGGGCGAACCGGCCATCAACCCGGTACCGCGCCAGATGATGCAGTGGGCGGTGGCCGAGGTGCTGGCTGGCCGTACCGACCCCGGTTTTGACCTGGCCATCGGCTGTGTGGAAGGCGGGCGCATTGCCAAGCGCACCTTCAACCCGATGCTGGGCATCGTCGGTGGCATTTCCATCCTGGGCACCAGCGGCATTGTCGAGCCGATGTCGCTGGCAGCGTGGATGGCGTCCATCGAGGTATATATCCGCGTGGCGCTGGGCGATTTACCTGCCGCCATCGCCTTCACCCCCGGCAAGATAGGCCGTGGCTACGCCGCCGACGTGCTGGGCCTGCCGAAAAAACAAGTGGTGCAGATTGCCAACTTTGTCGGCAGCTCGCTGGAACAGGCCGAAGCCATCCTGCAGGAACAAGGCCGCGTGCTGGACACGCTGTGGGTGCTAGGTCACCCCGGCAAACTGGCCAAGCTGCTGGACCCCACGGTATGGGACACCCACTCCGGCAAAAGCGGCATGGCCATGGGCGATGTGGCGCAACTGGCAGCGGAACTGGGCCTGAGCATGGAGCTGGTACAGGCTATCCGCCAGGCCAATACGGTGGAAAACATCGTGCAGATATTGCAAGGCCATCCGCAGGCGCAAGCCTTCTGGATGGAGATAGAACAGCGGGTATCCACCCGCATGCACAGCCGACTGCCCAGCGCCCGCCGCGTGGCAGTGCGGCTGTTCAGCATGGACGGCACGCCGCTGGGCGAAGCCGCCGGAGACACACATGAGTGA
- a CDS encoding precorrin-8X methylmutase, translating to MSTQDYSIVLAGHGSRDPAGIAEFMSLVELMRQRAPQRRIYHGFLEFATPTIDQAVAEAIADGAKTVVMTPGVLLAATHAKNDMPSELLALQQEHPDTAFHFGAAMDLHPRLLELCRLRIIEAEARSTRTVARGDSCLVVVGRGTTDPDANSEIAKLTRMLEEGMGFGASFVCYSGTARPLVADGLKAASLLGFERIVVLPYFLFDGVLVKRIYGAVDDLAARCPDIEVLAAPYLGVHEHVAEVFLERAQEGVEGRASMNCSLCKYRVQIIGFEQQVGTPQQGHHGKVRGLLAKDSTPAAAPAWPPYVPHPIEAESMRIIREGRDWSAFPAEQHTALHRLVHTTGDFSSVDELFFSPGAAAIGMRALLRCRRIVTDVTMVETGLKRAVLQQLEVETWCGVHDPETYLLAEAHGLTRSAAGIRRAWEKFGNDVIVAIGDAPTAIMELVRLVREHGWRPQLVVGLPVGFVGTRECKDALRGLLQVPRITNSGTRGGSPWAATIVNALMIDAIGHVYQQQQAAQDA from the coding sequence ATGAGCACGCAGGATTACAGCATCGTCCTGGCCGGGCATGGCAGCCGCGACCCGGCCGGTATCGCCGAATTCATGTCGCTGGTTGAGCTGATGCGCCAGCGTGCACCGCAGCGCCGCATCTACCACGGCTTTCTGGAATTCGCCACGCCCACCATCGACCAGGCGGTGGCAGAAGCCATTGCCGATGGTGCCAAGACGGTAGTGATGACCCCCGGCGTGCTGCTGGCCGCCACCCATGCCAAGAACGACATGCCCAGCGAACTGCTGGCGCTGCAACAGGAACACCCGGACACCGCCTTCCACTTTGGCGCGGCCATGGACCTGCACCCGCGCCTGCTGGAGCTGTGCCGCCTGCGCATCATCGAGGCCGAAGCACGCTCAACGCGCACCGTGGCGCGTGGCGACAGCTGCCTGGTGGTGGTGGGCCGTGGTACCACCGACCCGGATGCCAACTCGGAAATCGCCAAACTCACCCGCATGCTGGAAGAAGGCATGGGCTTTGGCGCGTCCTTTGTCTGCTATTCCGGCACCGCCCGCCCGCTGGTGGCCGATGGCCTGAAAGCGGCCAGCTTATTAGGCTTTGAGCGCATCGTGGTGCTGCCTTACTTCCTGTTCGATGGCGTGCTGGTCAAGCGCATTTACGGCGCGGTGGACGATCTGGCCGCGCGCTGCCCGGATATCGAAGTGCTGGCCGCGCCTTATCTGGGCGTGCACGAACATGTGGCCGAAGTGTTTCTGGAGCGGGCGCAGGAAGGCGTGGAAGGCCGCGCCAGCATGAACTGCTCGCTGTGCAAATACCGGGTGCAGATCATCGGTTTCGAACAGCAAGTGGGCACGCCGCAACAAGGCCATCACGGCAAGGTGCGCGGCCTGCTGGCCAAGGACAGCACCCCTGCCGCCGCGCCCGCCTGGCCGCCCTATGTGCCGCACCCCATCGAGGCGGAAAGCATGCGCATCATCCGCGAGGGGCGTGACTGGTCGGCCTTCCCGGCAGAACAGCACACCGCGCTGCACCGGCTGGTGCACACCACCGGCGACTTCAGCAGCGTGGACGAGTTGTTTTTCTCCCCCGGCGCAGCGGCCATCGGCATGCGCGCCCTGCTGCGCTGCCGCCGCATCGTCACCGATGTCACCATGGTGGAAACCGGCCTCAAGCGCGCAGTGTTGCAACAGCTGGAAGTAGAAACCTGGTGCGGCGTACACGACCCGGAAACCTATCTGCTGGCCGAGGCCCACGGCCTCACCCGCTCTGCCGCCGGCATCCGCCGCGCCTGGGAAAAGTTTGGCAATGACGTGATCGTGGCCATTGGCGACGCGCCCACTGCCATCATGGAACTGGTACGGCTGGTGCGCGAACACGGCTGGCGGCCACAACTGGTGGTAGGCCTGCCGGTGGGCTTTGTCGGCACCCGCGAATGCAAGGACGCGCTGCGCGGCCTGCTGCAAGTGCCGCGCATCACCAATAGCGGCACCCGTGGCGGCTCGCCGTGGGCGGCCACCATCGTCAATGCGCTGATGATTGACGCCATCGGCCATGTTTACCAGCAGCAACAGGCAGCACAAGACGCATGA
- a CDS encoding cobalt-precorrin-7 (C(5))-methyltransferase, producing the protein MIICIGAGPGDIGYLPRRSADLIANADVVAGFNAVIDVVRPLIPDSAQVIQMGYRDQVAQLDEVAKLHHAGKNCVVVFMGDIHFSGFQYLERVERACGHPVETMPGLSSAQVLASRAKVCFDETTFITFHRRGDLSPFKRHLVHVLQDQRNAIVIPCPWDEARSFMPWHIAAYLLENGIPADQQVEVWENLTRGEAEWHGTLAECAEHRCSDMSIMLIRTKTPMDSQIEPSHLPTPEQAQ; encoded by the coding sequence ATGATTATCTGCATCGGTGCCGGTCCCGGCGATATCGGCTACCTGCCACGCCGCTCGGCCGACCTCATTGCCAATGCCGACGTCGTCGCCGGTTTCAACGCCGTCATCGACGTGGTGCGCCCGCTGATTCCGGACAGCGCCCAGGTCATCCAGATGGGTTACCGCGACCAGGTGGCCCAACTGGACGAAGTGGCCAAGCTGCACCACGCCGGCAAAAACTGCGTGGTGGTATTCATGGGCGACATCCACTTCAGCGGCTTCCAGTATCTGGAGCGGGTGGAACGCGCCTGTGGCCACCCGGTGGAAACCATGCCCGGCCTGTCCTCGGCCCAGGTGCTGGCCTCGCGCGCCAAGGTGTGTTTTGACGAAACCACCTTCATCACCTTCCACCGCCGTGGCGACCTGAGCCCCTTCAAACGGCACCTGGTACATGTGCTGCAAGACCAGCGCAATGCCATCGTGATTCCCTGTCCCTGGGACGAAGCGCGCTCCTTCATGCCCTGGCATATCGCCGCCTATCTGCTGGAAAACGGCATCCCGGCCGACCAGCAGGTGGAAGTGTGGGAAAACCTCACCCGGGGCGAGGCCGAATGGCACGGCACGCTGGCCGAATGCGCGGAACACCGCTGCTCCGACATGAGCATCATGCTGATCCGCACCAAGACGCCGATGGACAGCCAGATCGAGCCCAGCCATCTGCCCACGCCGGAGCAGGCGCAATGA